In a single window of the Megalobrama amblycephala isolate DHTTF-2021 linkage group LG3, ASM1881202v1, whole genome shotgun sequence genome:
- the LOC125265676 gene encoding LOW QUALITY PROTEIN: synaptopodin-2 (The sequence of the model RefSeq protein was modified relative to this genomic sequence to represent the inferred CDS: inserted 1 base in 1 codon), whose translation MGTGEFVCVTLRGGAPWGFRLRQSAHDPQHPLQVHEIEDGSPAALAGLCENDELVSLNGKPCTNLSLSDAIDFIEASADCLQLLVKRCCSQPQESFEVVSTTFRIPSPSRLHGPQELYVSESQDEAYYGETDSDGECPVGTRLVRTQVQIPASKNKGRGTCAQGGGDTSLDVTPGSVVELQLSLSKTTLEEPDCTALGSACGVVGDIHHGNTDESINYTTTAFSSDRPLYIPRRDRQPLGQWGVLVSKPRQVEVTVHQLSGSSSGKEGVEASERLDSGGEEGGHIEEAPTSSSVSFGLPSEEWDSESEREVNKPNKHRARHARLRRSESLSEKQVKEAKSKCKRIAXLLSAPAPNPNNKGVLMFKKHRQRAKKYTLVSYGTGEDEPDYKDNEDDKEEHAVEFTVLATSETEIDEDFFTNASVQKSIVSFDWDTGLLEIERKLDNKQDMEALPETKGKGALMFAQRRQRMDEIVAEHEEMRRKGIPVEAIQEPETHQTYQNMEEITYMHAQETQNYMDVNLHSISAQKQQQQQHHQYQDQYYQQQQQQQQYQDYQQQLQYQQQQQPYQQQQDYQQQKMYQNIQSYNQQQQFQQQQVQQYSHHMNGMFDQQVQNEMQPSVTNRSAKPFSIQNRVAAPFSSVTSADNQEQSGYSLGHGEQIASRDERISVPAIKTGILQDTKRRSASKPMFTFKESPKVSPNPALLNLLNRNDKKAGVESCPEEDYLSLGAEACNFLQSPKMKHKIPPPVAPKPHINPASPPWSIQEETTDQPIPQQTANSVPKPAEAPITEVDAAPAPATGAPTMSEAGPTLAPESQNVQHSPEHLAPSNAWKQPDSQMELNQQPETWNEKQPQLQMNSAHPVAPPVTQSDPSARSWDPAPTQGHQQLPVSTWGPNEVQLQVPSQNQSQTQPQWMTQSQGPLEVQLQLPSKTQSQPSWVTQSQTSPPTKHQPQPQSQINSWVPSPNQSTPQAPWSQPHEPAQPPINVWHQDQNQAQEQPPWTQQQQFQESQLVPHWASPPQQQPQPSWSQPQRQSQPQPPWVSQAKQQEPTQPSANVWTQPQSPVQAQPPWAQQTQPPPQPTAPVQQPMNPWPPMPAQSQPHPQWGQEPVSQQHPQQVMNTWTPEQNQIQPPWAQPMPPTQPQAHPPWAPKPQQQASPPPVSQWVPPQSQSQPAVNAWAPQHQEGSVGNTAQTATQKMPPQPIKPWSPSQTTQPTPPRRMNSYTTGTKVPSPVPTSSTMSPSGYGSAFEMPALRGKGAELFAKRQSRMEKYIVDSTTVQSNKARPSSPTPSLPNSWKYSPNCRAPPPLAYNPIHSPSYPPGAIKQPPPSSPSTTNKNKSKEKGKPAPKPLHVLDVMKHQPYQLKSSLFTYGPAAEKLAAEKEAAEKLAAQKAAEAQAQAQAQIQAQALGAPNQNQQMTYNQGPPPYGFMPQQAQQPYGMAGQSPMHEGLYHQVPPDTYQPVLNAYQQHPHQVPFQQEYNPQQTYQQPPLNPYQQAPSPPYQQPSPPSYQAGPNTVYQAGPALTYQPPPSSYVVPSFPVAARADSASGGSITAAPKPKFSAKKSAAQVWKPSTAEK comes from the exons ATAGAGGATGGTAGTCCCGCTGCCCTAGCTGGATTGTGTGAGAATGATGAACTGGTGTCATTGAATGGAAAGCCTTGCACTAACCTCAGTCTCTCAGATGCTATTGATTTCATTGAGGCCTCTGCTGACTGTCTACAGCTGCTTGTCAAAAG ATGCTGTAGTCAACCTCAAGAGAGCTTTGAAGTGGTTAGTACCACTTTTCGGATCCCTTCTCCATCCAGGCTTCATGGCCCCCAGGAACTATACGTCTCTGAGTCCCAGGATGAAGCATATTATGGGGAAACAGACAGCGATGGAGAGTGTCCTGTGGGGACACGATTGGTCCGGACGCAAGTTCAAATACCTGCTTCTAAGAATAAAGGTAGAGGCACCTGTGCCCAGGGTGGTGGAGACACCAGTTTGGATGTAACCCCAGGATCTGTGGTCGAATTGCAGCTCTCGCTCTCCAAGACCACCCTGGAAGAGCCAGATTGTACTGCATTAGGCAGTGCTTGTGGAGTTGTGGGTGACATCCATCATGGAAATACGGATGAGAGCATCAACTATACCACCACCGCATTTTCTTCAGATAGACCTCTATATATACCCCGACGAGACCGGCAACCCCTTGGTCAGTGGGGTGTTTTGGTTAGCAAACCAAGACAGGTGGAGGTGACAGTGCACCAGTTATCTGGAAGCAGCTCTGGAAAGGAGGGGGTCGAGGCCAGTGAACGGTTGGATTCTGGTGGGGAAGAAGGAGGGCACATTGAAGAAGCTCCCACCTCCTCTTCTGTGTCCTTTGGACTTCCCTCAGAGGAGTGGGACTCTGAATCGGAGAGGGAGGTCAACAAGCCCAACAAGCACCGGGCAAGGCACGCCA GGCTCCGGCGCAGTGAGAGCCTTTCAGAGAAGCAGGTGAAAGAGGCCAAGTCCAAATGCAAGCGCATTG CTCTGCTGTCTGCCCCTGCCCCCAACCCTAATAATAAGGGGGTGTTGATGTTTAAGAAGCATAGACAGAGGGCCAAGAAGTATACACTCGTAAGCTACGGTACTGGTGAGGACGAGCCAGATTATAAGGACAACGAAGACGACAAGGAGGAGCACGCTGTTGAGTTCACTGTTCTAGCCACAAGTGAAACAGAAATTGATGAAGATTTCTTTACCAATGCCTCAGTTCAGAAAAGCATTGTGAGCTTTGATTGGGATACCGGATTACTTGAGATAGAGCGCAAGCTTGACAACAAGCAGGATATGGAAGCACTACCTGAGACCAAGGGGAAAGGAGCCCTCATGTTTGCCCAGCGCAGACAGCGCATGGATGAGATAGTAGCTGAACATGAAGAGATGAGACGTAAGGGAATCCCTGTTGAAGCGATCCAGGAGCCTGAGACACATCAAACATACCAAAACATGGAGGAAATCACTTATATGCATGCGCAAGAAACACAAAATTACATGGATGTAAATCTACACAGCATATCAGCAcaaaaacagcaacagcaacaacatCATCAGTACCAAGATCAGTACtatcaacaacagcagcagcagcagcagtatcaAGACTACCAGCAGCAGCTACAATACCAGCAACAGCAACAACCGTACCAACAACAGCAAGACTACCAGcaacaaaaaatgtatcaaaacatCCAATCATACAATCAGCAACAACAGTTCCAACAGCAGCAAGTGCAACAGTATTCACATCATATGAATGGCATGTTCGATCAGCAAGTGCAGAACGAAATGCAGCCATCTGTCACAAACAGAAGTGCCAAAccattttcaattcaaaatagAGTGGCCGCTCCATTTTCCTCTGTCACAAGTGCAGATAATCAAGAACAATCTGGGTATTCATTGGGACATGGTGAACAGATTGCTTCCCGTGATGAGCGTATATCTGTGCCTGCTATCAAGACTGGTATCTTGCAAGATACAAAGAGGAGGAGTGCCAGTAAACCTATGTTCACTTTCAAAGAGTCTCCAAAGGTTTCACCTAATCCTGCTCTGTTGAATCTCCTCAACAGGAATGACAAGAAGGCAGGTGTTGAGTCTTGCCCAGAAGAAGATTATTTAAGCTTAGGAGCTGAAGCCTGCAACTTTCTTCAGTCTCCTAAGATGAAACACAAAATTCCACCACCAGTAGCTCCTAAACCTCACATTAACCCCGCTTCTCCCCCATGGTCAATTCAAGAGGAAACTACTGACCAACCCATACCACAGCAAACCGCAAACAGTGTCCCAAAACCTGCTGAAGCTCCCATCACAGAGGTTGATGCAGCTCCTGCCCCTGCCACAGGGGCCCCAACCATGTCTGAAGCAGGACCTACATTGGCCCCTGAATCCCAAAATGTTCAACATTCTCCTGAACATCTTGCTCCAAGTAATGCATGGAAACAACCAGATTCTCAGATGGAACTGAACCAGCAACCAGAAACCTGGAATGAGAAACAACCCCAGCTCCAAATGAATTCTGCTCATCCTGTTGCACCACCTGTTACGCAGTCAGATCCATCTGCCAGATCGTGGGATCCAGCTCCAACTCAAGGTCATCAGCAGCTTCCTGTAAGTACTTGGGGTCCAAATGAGGTCCAATTGCAAGTCCCATCTCAAAACCAGTCTCAAACACAGCCACAATGGATGACACAGTCTCAGGGTCCTTTAGAAGTACAATTGCAATTGCCTTCTAAAACACAGTCCCAGCCTTCTTGGGTAACACAGTCTCAAACTTCACCCCCAACCAAGCATCAACCACAGCCTCAGTCCCAAATCAATTCTTGGGTACCAAGTCCAAATCAGTCAACACCACAAGCCCCATGGTCTCAGCCCCATGAGCCAGCACAACCACCTATTAATGTTTGGCATCAAGATCAAAATCAAGCTCAGGAACAGCCACCCTGGACCCAACAACAACAGTTCCAAGAATCCCAGTTAGTGCCACATTGGGCATCACCCCCTCAGCAACAGCCACAGCCTTCTTGGTCTCAACCTCAGAGGCAGTCACAGCCCCAACCACCTTGGGTCTCTCAGGCCAAACAGCAAGAGCCAACACAGCCATCTGCAAATGTGTGGACTCAACCACAGAGTCCAGTTCAAGCTCAGCCTCCATGGGCTCAACAGACTCAACCACCACCTCAGCCCACAGCACCAGTGCAGCAACCCATGAATCCTTGGCCACCAATGCCAGCCCAGTCCCAACCACATCCACAGTGGGGACAAGAACCTGTTTCTCAACAACATCCTCAACAAGTAATGAACACTTGGACACCTGAACAGAATCAAATTCAGCCTCCCTGGGCTCAGCCAATGCCACCAACTCAGCCTCAGGCGCATCCTCCATGGGCACCGAAACCTCAACAGCAGGCATCACCACCACCCGTGAGCCAATGGGTACCACCACAATCTCAGTCTCAACCAGCTGTAAATGCTTGGGCACCCCAACACCAGGAAGGTTCAGTTGGAAACACAGCCCAAACTGCAACCCAGAAGATGCCTCCCCAACCAATCAAGCCATGGAGTCCATCACAGACCACACAGCCCACTCCTCCACGACGAATGAACTCATATACAACTGGGACAAAGGTACCATCCCCTGTTCCAACAAGTAGTACTATGTCACCATCTGGTTATGGATCAGCTTTCGAGATGCCAGCCTTGAGAGGGAAAGGAGCTGAACTTTTCGCCAAGAGGCAATCCAGAATGGAGAAGTACATTGTGGATTCTACCACAGTGCAGTCAAATAAGGCAAGACCATCTTCACCTACTCCTTCTTTGCCAAATTCCTGGAAATATTCACCCAATTGTCGGGCTCCCCCGCCTTTGGCATATAATCCAATTCATTCACCGTCATATCCACCAGGTGCTATCAAGCAGCCTCCCCCCTCTAGCCCTTCAAcaacaaacaagaacaaaagcaAAGAGAAGGGAAAACCTGCCCCGAAACCTCTTCATGTTCTTGATGTCATGAAACATCAGCCCTATCAGCTGAAATCCTCCCTTTTCACCTATGGCCCAGCAGCAGAGAAACTTGCTGCAGAAAAGGAGGCAGCTGAAAAGCTAGCTGCCCAGAAAGCAGCTGAAGCCCAGGCTCAGGCCCAGGCCCAAATTCAAGCCCAAGCACTAGGTGCTCCAAATCAAAACCAGCAAATGACATATAACCAAGGTCCTCCTCCTTATGGTTTTATGCCACAACAGGCCCAGCAACCCTATGGAATGGCTGGTCAGTCACCTATGCATGAAGGCCTTTACCACCAAGTCCCTCCTGATACATATCAGCCTGTCCTAAATGCTTATCAACAACATCCTCATCAAGTCCCATTTCAGCAAGAATACAACCCCCAACAAACTTACCAACAACCTCCTTTAAATCCTTACCAACAAGCACCAAGTCCTCCCTACCAACAGCCCTCCCCACCCTCCTATCAGGCAGGTCCTAATACAGTATATCAAGCTGGACCTGCACTGACCTACCAACCACCCCCTAGTTCTTATGTTGTGCCATCTTTCCCAGTAGCAGCAAGGGCTGACTCTGCCTCAGGAGGCAGTATTACTGCTGCTCCAAAGCCCAAATTTTCAGCCAAGAAGAGTGCGGCCCAAGTGTGGAAGCCAAGCACTGCTGAAAAATAg
- the LOC125265677 gene encoding uncharacterized protein LOC125265677 codes for MNLQLRLFIAMETVLNVFVCSFQGLRSSSLSPPVRLSAAGLSPRSVSFSPSPRPASQPASVRPPVGQTAQLDRGHKPPTPWEAASRHPLGLVDEAFTFLDIQQSIASNLRYAAQSKLLPEPPSEWKAKVAYEPPPKNQKDSLSQSPLTFLSPTKSTASAPAGPVPYGSPFRQYQPQRSMTEANLGPSQVIRGKWGLID; via the coding sequence ATGAATCTGCAACTACGATTGTTTATTGCCATGGAAACTGTTTTAAACGTATTTGTTTGCTCATTTCAGGGGCTTAGAAGCTCATCCTTGTCACCACCTGTTAGACTTTCAGCAGCAGGTCTCAGTCCCAGGTCGGTTTCATTTTCTCCATCGCCCAGACCAGCATCGCAACCCGCTTCTGTTCGGCCGCCGGTGGGACAGACCGCCCAGCTAGACAGGGGTCACAAGCCGCCCACTCCCTGGGAAGCTGCCTCACGCCACCCACTGGGGCTCGTGGATGAAGCTTTTACATTTCTGGACATTCAGCAGTCTATTGCCTCCAACCTGCGCTATGCCGCTCAGAGTAAGCTCTTACCCGAGCCCCCGTCTGAGTGGAAGGCAAAGGTTGCATATGAACCTCCACCGAAAAACCAAAAAGACAGTTTGAGTCAATCACCTTTGACTTTTCTGTCCCCAACCAAGAGCACAGCGTCTGCACCAGCTGGTCCTGTCCCATATGGGTCACCCTTTAGACAGTATCAACCCCAAAGGTCAATGACAGAAGCTAATCTTGGGCCTTCACAGGTGATCCGAGGGAAATGGGGCCTCATAGATTGA